In Falco peregrinus isolate bFalPer1 chromosome 9, bFalPer1.pri, whole genome shotgun sequence, the genomic stretch CATGAGATTGCTCATGTGTTTTGTGTGCAGCATTATGGTTTCATTAACTCAGTGCTTGGGCTATTAGATGCATAGAATTTTTCCTGAAGTATGCTGCTGGCTGTTTGTATTGACTTGGTATTGtacatttagttttctttctgtaacataAGGAATTTGTTCTTGTCCAAATTTAGTTTCGTCTTCTCAGGGTAGTGTTATTGCAACTTCCTCCAAGCTTAACATACATGCTGAGAAAACCACAGCAGACCTTGACTCCTGCAGGATCCCAGTTAATGCCCAAGGGCTCCAGTTAATTTAAACGCCTTttagcatgctttttttcccatgtgtTTATTGGCATTCACCTTGCAGGAACTCTGTGGACTCGGTGTTCCTATAGCTTATGTGCTATATAGCTTGATTTATTTGcttgatttatttcttcttgaatGGGAGACCACAGACTACAATCCCATATTTTTACACAACTGAGTCTCTTGTGTTACATGTCTGActaaagaaataattgaaaaaaaaatgctctgttTCTGATTTCCTGTAAATGTTAAGGCAAATATTTCTCTTGTTCaccctgtttctttccttcagtgGTCCCTATTGTTTTCAAAGGATCAGAGATTAGCGGAATTCAAAAACACACCCATGGTTTTGTAGGGCTCACTACACTGTTAATGATTTGTATTGTTTagtcttttttcctgttcaatTTCTCAGCAACTGGAGGAAGTGAGACAAATTGTGTGTCTCAGCTTGGGGGCATTTTACTGCCTGTGTAACAAGACTGCCCCCTTCACTTCAGTTTTCCATAATACCAACCTTAATTAaaaggaacatgaaaaaaatagcagaggCAGTAAAATCCATAAGTAAactttacttttccatttttataaaacacaaatattttttttagctactATTTCATATTGTGCTCTTGTTATGCTGCATGATCTATTAAATTTTATAGCTGCGCTATGTAATTAACTGTAACTTTGCTGTGAAAAGATACTCTGTAGTTGTCTTTCTAATTTTGGTATTTGCATTAGTTTTATGTAGTTTGCAGAAAAATAGTTGCAGTATTTAACAAGTAATTTTTATCTTTGGGTGCCTGGCAAGTATGTAAGAGCATAACATTTTATAGGAATTTATATGGAGTAACTTGCTTGTAATCACAGGTTGACAAGGTAACAGGCAGAGTAAATGGCCAGTTCAAAACGTATGCCATTTGTGGAGCAATTCGTAGAATGGTAAGTACTTCTTTAACTGTTAAAGTATTCTTTAACTGCAGAATGATTGTGCTTCTTTTTATATTGATTAGTAACTTTTTAGATTTGTGTTTGGCCCTGAAAACACAATATGTCTTGAGCTTGTTCTAGAGGAAGAGCTTTTGTGGGGATGATGAAGACAGGACAAAGATGTGAACAAATTTACTTAGAAGAatcagtttcttctgtttttctgaattatgtatgttcataattttttttatcgCTGCAAGTGGATGCaagtgggttgttttttctcttttagaatGTTCCAAGCTACTGATACCTGGCTTTTATCTGTTGTTTATAATTGTTAGAAATGATACTACCATGGCTTAAATTTGTTAAACATGGTATGAAACTTCCTGGAGTTCATCAGAAGTCTGCTTACTCAGAAATAAATCTTGTTAATGCAAGCTTATATATGTTTTCAAGTTAAAACTATTTCTATCCTAAAGGATGACAAAGAATTTAACAGCTTGTTTTGAATACACTAATCAGTGCCTATGAAATGTAGTGATTTGTGGAAGACGCTGTGCATTTCTCTACCAGCATTaaatgctgcagctgcctcttttTGATGTGTATCAGCAATTACTTGGTCACTTCAGAATAAtctttatgttttttaaagggTGAATCAGATGACTCCATTCTGCGTCTGGCAAAAAATGATGGAATTGTTTCCAAGTACGTATGTTTATCTTATCCTCTAACTCCTGCAGGGGCCACTCCCATACCCAAATCTAGCTCTTGGGTTGAAAATGTATATACTATATTTATAAGATGATTACACAGttgttcaaaaatatttacttgaGCTGTTGAAGCAAACTAGTTTGTAAcaatgtttgtttcattttcttctagGAACTTCTAACTGAAGAAACTCTGGTATGGAACATCTGatgtaaaataaacagttcAAACCTATATTGTGCTGTGTCTTTGTTCAAGTCATAAACATCAGTGGATTTATTACAGCTAGTGTACAAAGACTTAGAAATACATGTCTTCAAAAGATACACAAATTCTGGTTATGAATTCTTAAACGAATCAGCTTGTAGGCCAGTGCCAGAGTTGAAAATCAAGAATTTTCACATCACTCTTTGGTTCGctatcatctttcttttctggattTGATAAGCTTTGCAGTTGTAGCTCAACTCCTTTTTTGATCTGTAATGGAGCATTTTGCAATATAGCAATCTAATtcatcttcctgctttttcactgGAAAGACTAAGGCAATTCTTTTGGTTACGATGCAGAAGTTCAGGGGGTTTTCTGCTGATAGAGGCTCACAGTATTTACTCTGCCACCAACATTCTTTAAGCAAATCATTAAAACTGCAATTTGTGGAAAACTTAGCAGAAATACTTCTTGGCATGCTAGCAGATTGATTGCCGTGTGAGAGAGACTCTTAAAGGTTTTACCTTTTTAGTCTTGTATTACACCTTGATATTGAACAGCAGGGAAATAATTTAAGGATAAATAACCTGACTATTTGgcaatattttaagaaattacttAATAGCCCTTTAATGGCTAGATAGACTTTCTACCTGCTgatgtgggtttggttttttgtcaGCTATCCTACTAGCAGAACCAAAGGAGGAGGCAAGCAGTTGAAATGATAGTACATCTGCTGACATTGCTTCTCTTATCTCTCATTTCTCTGGCTAATTTTCATACTTCAGGCTTCTAAGCTGGCACACACTAGTTACTTAAAGGTTGTGCCTGTTGTACTTAAGGTGTTTAGTTTTAGTTTGAACTGGTTGGTTTTCTGGTAATTTAAAGCTTCTGACGTAGttactgtgaaagaaaaataagattttttggggggggtcaGACTACACCGATACTCAAACCACCAGCTTTGCTGAGTTAACGTCAGGCGTTAGCTTCTGATAAATCCAGTGTCATAGAAATAAGGTTGGTTATCCTGCAGGGCTGAGAACATGGATGAACTGTCAAattaaagtgtttaaaaaaaatttaaaacttttgttttttccattttagatAAAATCCTGACCTTGCAGTACTATCTTCTGACACCTCTGAACTTGCTCCTGCTTTGTGTTCCAAAATATGCTAGAAATATGTTGCttcatgacatttttctttcccctttgaTCAGCTTTTCACATTTGACTTTGAACATAGCACCTTCCAATACCAAGGTGCTATAGCTGTACTAACGAACCTTCGAGATGTCTTGTGTTATTCTAGTGGGCCACAGTGCTTTTTGGCAGTATTACagctttttcctgtgttaaCAGTGTTAAGCAGCATACTAAATCGCGAAAGCTCTtgacaatcttttttttttttttttttttctccatactgTCTGCAGAAATTGAGAAATGGAATTGCAGCAAGCGCTAAGCTAGAAGCATCTGCTGGCAGCAAGATACAGGcatgggaaaggggaagggtGTTAAGAACAGACGCTTTGTGCTGTTGTGTCTTAAAAGTGTCTAGTTAAAATCATTGGCACCCCTATTGGGAAGAAATTTCTGATTTACTTTGGCTAGAATTCCACAGGGACTTAAAAGCATGGTGTCTTTTCTAGGGTATGATGTGTCTCAGACCTTTGCTTTGCAGGAGGGATACAAGAAGAGGCTATAACCTTACTTCCAGGTGCTGCTTTTGTGTTGGTAGGTTCTGCACACAGCAGGTTTATTTGTCAGTTGGTGCTTGTCACTTAAATAGAATGTCACTCATATATCATTtcagtagttttaaaatatgctaGTATGATATGACTAGTATTGAAAATTGCCGTTGTCAGCCGCATTTTACTGATTTCATAATAATTACAACCATACACATGCTGTCCTTCAGATGATGTGTTCTGATCTGTGCATTCTCAAGAATTGCTGAGAGGTTGTATCCAGATGATACCGTGTGTGATCATCTCCAGGACAATTTTTGCAGTTGTCCTTACTCAAATCTCTGCATGGGCCCTCTCAAAGTTTTGTCAAGTGATAGAAACTGTTTTGGTGATGCTTTCCTGTTTATGCTCTAAGCTGTCTCCATGTAGAGCTGGTTGCCATGTGGCTTATTTCTGACTTGTTTGCAAGTTACTGTTATGCATGTGAGTGTGGGAAACTTCAGCCCTCAGACTTCTCTCAGGAGAGACAGGAATAGGGATGCGGTCGCCTCTGAATGAAGAAGGATGGCTGAACTACCCAAGTgtattctttctccttttctgtatttttcttacttctCAGACATGTCAAAATGCAATATACTTCTCTGGACGATCCTGTCTTGACACCATAGATACGTCTATTGAATCTTAAACATTGCAAACCGGGCCATGTTaaggtgtgtttttttaaattcacttgGGTTATTTTCAAGTCATAAAATGAATTAGGATTTCAAGTATAAGCCACTGTATAGATATAATGAAGTACATAACTAAACCTTTGTTTTAGGAGCAATTTCTTCAGAGAAGACCCAAATCCACAGGCTGTTAGCCCTTTTTAGCATAGCTGTAAAGTAAAACATCTTTGGTTGCACATTCTGTCTTCCCACTGGTAATGCTTGAATTTACTACTTCTCCAAGCTAATGGAACTTATAAAAGATAAACTCCTGGATGTTTCAAGTAAGGAACGGCTAAAAAGACTAAAGCAAAGGCTTGATGTTGATGTCGAACTTGGCAATAGAGAAAGCATGTGAGAGAGATACCTTTTAGATgccacaaaccagaaaaaaaacccacccaacccacactttatttttgatgttttcttctgacatCTAAGTCAACCATGaaagatgcattaaaaaaaggggcagagggggcagatgaggggggacagggacacaaACACTATTAGCTGTGACTCTCCtggaaataattcatttttccaGCAGCTAAATCTCTGAAAACACTTTCTGGCAAAACAATTAAGTCTTCAAACTGGAGAGATTTTGGCTTGGCTTATGTCCAAATCTCATTACTTTCCTTTGTACACAGTAAAAGGAGCTAAGTTTTAACTgggcttgatttttctttcttacatatCTTACATTagctgctctgctttggcaTTAGGGTAGAGCTTAAAATCAAAGCTGTAATCGTTTACTGCTGATAAATGCCTAGTTTACCAGAGTTTAAATATTGCTGACTTGCTCCTAATCCCCTCAGACTCCGTTCATCCATGTGGATTTCAGTGGAATTCCTCCATAAGGCAAAATGAACTGACAGCTTTAAAGTTCACTATGAACTTGAGGTCTCTCAGATGTCTTTTTAAGCAATAAGACTCCATTAGCATACAGTGATACCAAATACATGCTTCTGTATTAAGTATTTTAAGAATTACGTTGTCATTTAAAACTTCCTTTGCTTTGTAATACTGATTGTTgccatttttcagaatttttaaaaatttaaacaaattactttttcataaaTTTCTTGTCAAAATAAGCTTATGAAATGGTATGGTGCCATATCCTAAACCCTAGTTCAATTGGTAATGGATTAGCACTGTGCTAAACACTTTCCTGAAGTTCACACCACTTTCACCACCAAGACTGCATAGCACATGAGGTCTTGTAAGAATTTTTGCAGTATGCTAACAAGGGAGAATGTgtcactttaaaaatcaaagggaGGACACGTGTCCCTTTAAAAATCGATTTTGAGTTGCATTTTCTAGTATTGCGATGTaaaatgtgctttgttttcCGGGAACAGGAATAGTTCAGATCTAGAGCCATGAAAGGGAATGAACTGTACTTGTACTGTACAAGATGGGCAGAGTTGCCCTTACATGGTTACATTGCACCAAGTTGtgaaattcttttctgttactTAGGAGGACTTGGCAGTGGCATCCTAAAGACATCTGATTTAACTGGGGCTATTTTAGTGTCTTTGGCCAAAATTTTGCTGTCAGCCAAGAGCCCATCTACTGCTTAAACCACCTGTCTTTTTTGGTAGGAGCTTGTAGATGTCTTACAACACCGGGTTTTCTTGCAAGCCTTGGTATTCTTTTAATGAACTACATGGTGTTGAAAAGCTGCTTTAGTCAATTTGGGCTGTAAGTGTGTTGTGACCAGAGGTCTAGGGTTAGGAGGCCACTGCATCTGTTGTTCCTGGGGGCACAGAATTAGCAGCCTTGATAACATCGCCCTTGCTTGCAAGGTGCCAAACAGGCAAAACGCTGCCAAGGCTGGGAGAAGACAAGAAGCAACATGCTTCTCTGACATCACTTGTGCTTCACTGCGGAAAGGGGCACTGTGACTCAGAGGAATAAAGAACACCAAGAGTGCCTTTTGCCTTTGTGTATATCTGttactgctgctctctgcttcctGGCTCAAACTCCCAAGGAGTTTGTGGAGCAGAGGCTGTCTCACTAGTGCTCCCTACAGAAAAGAAGCTAGCACAGCTTGCAAGGGATATAGTTTATTTTCCTAAAGCATGATGCAGTGATGCTGGAGGCTGCCGAAAGCCTGCCTGGGGGACTGAGCTAAGCTGTTACACTAGATTTGGCagcaattttgtttttcagctggatGTTAGGGAGAGCCATCTAATCCCATCTCCTGTTTTGTTCAGTTGCTGTCACTTAGTGATACAGAGAGATAAAAACACCTCTGCTGCAAATATTACCTTGAACATGTTAAGGGAGGTTTTGATTGTAGTTAATTCACTGGTGACTGTTTGTGTTGAGGCATCCCAGGGGAAGCAGCTTCCCCATATGTATGTTAAACTAATCATCCGtggaaaaaaacatagaaaactaattaggcatttttttcctgctggaaaatACACTATTGTTTAATATCAGACAGGAATTCCCCTTGACTAAATCCTCAATAGGAACTGCAGGTACTGAGATTTTAAGAATTAAGAATAGTTAATAAGGTTAAtgtgggattttatttttttttaatctatcatgatgaaaaatgtattattttaacatCTGTTCTCAGATAGCTGATAGTAAATGTGGCCGGGCTGAACGAACCATATTATTCTGCAGTTTAGAGACCTGAGCTTTAGCCTGATAATAAAACCTGGTCTGTGGTTTCTTTCCACTGGACTGGGACTGTGAAGAGCAGCAGATGCTGCCTCTGCCAAGGGTTCCGGACCCTCGggggggcagagcagcagctggttgTTGCTGTCCTGTGGCAGGCTGACCatggctggctgctgggcacCCACCCAGCCGCTCCCTCACTTCCCgctcctcagcagggcagaaaataagatggaagaGCTCGTGAGTGAAAGTAGGGAGGTCACTTgccaattaccatcatgggcaaaacaggaaaattaatttattgcttaTTAAAACAGAGTTGGATGGTAAGAAGCCCCTCCCACCCACTTTTCCAAGGTTCAGGCTGAGGGGGACACCCACTCCAGCACCCGGAGCTCCTGGCCCCTGGagctccccagcctcccccagtGCTCACCGGGCTGTCTCTCACCAGTTTGGCTTTTTTCACCTCACCCATTTTCCAGTTCTCACACAGGTTTTCCCAGCAGCGCCTGGCATTGCCGAGTGGCCCGGCTGTGCCCTGAGGGGGGCAGACAGAGGCGGCTGGAACCAGCCGGAACCGGCCAGAACCGGCTGCATGAGGCGGCCCCGAGTCTCCTCACAGAGACTTCCCGCCAGCACTGGCACCCGCACCCCGCACAACGCGTGTCCCCCTCAAAACGTGgttaaaataaaaccctttGGTGCCACAGCTGGTGACGGGCTTCAGCAACGTCTCAGGTTTGTGTTGTGCTTCTCCTGTGGCAGATCTCCACCAGCGTTATGGGGACATGTGTATATTTATCCATATTTCACAGCCGGGAAAGCAATGGTGCGTGGAAAGTGAGGCATGGCCATCCATCAGCGGATAGCACCAGGATTAAAACACAGATCTTGGAAGCTCTGGAGCAGGACGTATGTTATCTGTTAACCCACGGCAGGTGTTCTGAAAGGATGAGGGACGCTCCTCAGGTGGGTGGCTGGGTGTGCTGGGTGTTCATTGGGAATTGTTGCCCAGATGGAAGTGCAAGTCATGCTTCACATTTTGATGAGCTGATTATAAGTTGTGCGCTAGGACACACCACATACATCAAAATTAAGCCGTTGCTTGTCTGGCTTTCAATTTAGTAAACTTTTCACTGCTTTCATAGGGCACCAGGGTCCTGAGAAGCACGTTGATCCACCTATCGATGCGTACAGAGAGGCAGTGCACTGGCAGCCCCATGGGAAGTTACTCAGATTGTCACCCACTCTCAGGAGCTGCGGTGCCTGTCAAGTAggtaaggttaaaaaaaaatgctgagatactgtgtgttttatttcacaaaacagcattttcatcaAGTGTTTAGCGCAGCTCTATATGGGTTGCTCATCAAGCTGGGAAATGTGATAGTTCATGCTCTAGGCAAAGTGTTTCAAATGTCTGAGGCTGAATAAAAATAGCGCTTCAAAATAAATTGGTTAGTGCactggggaggtggcagagaTCATTACTTGCAGCTTGTCCCTGGTTCATTCAGTTCCTTTCTCTACAAGGGCTAGAAAGACTGGGGATTTAATTCTCCCTTTGACTAGTTTGAGGCTAAAAGAAAGGGATTTACATGCCTGATTTCTGTTCTGGCCAATGGAGCCATGCTCGCAGCAAACTCCCTCTGCATTCCTGGGAAAATGGGGTCATTTGTGCCAGATCACTCAGCCAAGTGCACAAGCCAGATCTGTGACTGTACAGCCCACaagccagctgtgctgaggaAATAACGACCTTACAAAGTCGATACTGCAGTTAAGTTCAGTGTCTGCTGATGGGTCACTTTTGCTGCTGTCTTGTGTCTGCTCTCAAGTGCCTCGAACTGTCACCCCAGAGTTCAGTACGTTAGCGGTAATCTCAAACTTGGAAGAGTTTCCAGGCAAGCTGACCAAAATCTGAGGATCTAAGACTGCCTGTACCCaaaaataagtaaagcaaaGGAAGCTAATCCCAGATGGTGCTGATTAAAATGTGAACTACAAAAGGCTGATTAAGGAAGCAGCTTTCAGGCTGCAAAGTATATTACCTGAGAGGGAGCTTGATCATTGTAGCACAGAGCTCGTATTTCTGGAAACCCAGCACATCTTGACACAGCGCTGCCTTTGGAgagcctgcagcctcctgcagaAGATAATGGTGCCAGGCTTTGGGTCTTTTGATCACACAGGGAATTGATCACTTGGCAGTCACCTTCTTGCTGAGTGATGCAAGTGTGACTACGTTAGGCACAAACCCTTTTAGGGTAAAAGGAGGCATGTTTATAAGACTTTTCTAACCTTCTCCCAAATGGTGCACTTGTCTAGGGATCGGGAGGCTTTGCAGGTGTGGGACAGGAGGCAGTGTACCTGATCCTGGCTACAGAATGGCTGGTTATCAGACCTGGTTTGGTCTTAAGGCCCCAGATgcctattttttgttttccaaaatacattgTTTGTCACATATCTCTGTGGGCTTTTTCAAGCTGGTTTGAGACTATCCTGACAGCAGTTAATCCTTGCCTTGGTTGGAACCAGTGCTGACTCACTGCTGTCTTAACTCCctgaaaactttaaatattCAGGAAAGtctcatatacatatatgtataacAGCTTTCCATATGGTTATGTAAAAATTTCAAACTACATCACTTCATCAGGTATCTTGTAGCTCATATCTGTTCTGTTACTCAACCCTCATTGATTTTggtgcctttaaaaaaaaaagaaagaaagaaaaaaagtgctgtttgTTTCTGCTGAGCAGAGAGCTGTTCCTGGCATGCTACCCATGAAGTGTGCATCACAGGCATTCAGAAAAACTAGAGCACTGGGGCCAAGGCTCAGGAGACCCAGTTTCTACTTCTGACAGGGACATTTGTTTTGAGCAAGACCTCCCAACTGCCACATCCTACACTAGAATTTACCTATCTCTGAAATGGATGTGATGAAAAAGTAGGAAGCTTTGAATCAATTTGAGGAGTGGTTAGAAAATGCAGTATGAGGTGGCACAGTTCTTCAAATAACTGTTATACAAGTAATATATACTTTAAAGAAGATCTGCAGTAAActcagcagagctgagccagAGGCAGATGTCCTAATTTACTATTTTAACCCCTGGTTTTATCCTGTATTCAGCAGGGGAATTTTACACCACCAATTTTCTGGACATACAGATAAAATAATCCAGATatcttttttctggttttgaaccCAGTACCATTTTTGGGAGTAGGACCGtctgagcatttttttcttcctttagtgGGTGCGTAATGAAAGGGAAAGTAATATAAAAGTCAACTGCTGGAAAGAGTGACTCTGATCTACAGTGCTGTGCAACTTGAGATAATGCCTCTGGTATTTGGAGACtccaaaatgcaaaaagcaatACTCATGGGGAGCCTGTTCTCAGTCATCCATTTTTTATATCAGTTGCTGGCACCCAGGAGTCGTGAATCGCACAAGGGACAGATCATTGTACAATTCACTGCTGCTCCAAGGCACACAGTTGTAGCTGCCATGTTTGCTCCTAGTGCTCTGGCCCAGTCTAGAAACTTCTTGGATCTTTAGAGTCAATGGAGCCTTTAATGCAAATTCACGCAAGATTAGACTTAGATTCCCATCTTCATGAATTTGCAAAAGACAAAGCTACACTAGACATTCTCCAGAAGTGCTCCGAGCTGGGAACAGAGCAAACCAAGAGAAATTCCAGCAAAGGAGGCGGTAACTGATTCTAGCTCCAGATAACAGTTGTTACCAGAGAAGCTCATAAATCCACCCAATTTAAACAGAGTGTCAGGCAGCATCCCGTTCTGCATTGTGTGTTGCCTCAAGGGATCTACAGCTGCTTGTTCTGCTCAACAACTTCCACTCTATCTTTTGGGTTCCCAAAAGTCACTACTTCCTGGAAAATGTTTGCGGGGGTGCTAGTTTGGAGTGCCTGTGTGGCCTTAGGGAGAAGGAGCCGAACATGTTACTGTTCCAGTACACAGCCCCAAATTACTGTTCAGCTGTCACTAAGGTGGCTGGAAAATGCACTAGTAAAACAACATATTGGCAAAACCAAGATGCCAGAAGTATGGAGGTTGTTTACATATTGACTTTGGGATGTGATTTTCTAATCCAAAGTGTCTGTTGGAATACGAAAAATCTTAATGAAGACTCAGTGTCTCTCCTGGGACTTGCAATGAGACACCTAATAGCCTCATGCTTCTTGAAGCATGAAAACATGGATAGCATCATCTTTGCTGCGTCACTGTCACCATTGTGGTATcatcactgcagctgcagagctatCCTGCATCTTGGCAGATACAGATTATTTGAGGAGGAGGACATGAGATGACACCATGGTAATCTATGTATCTTAACTCTGGTTTTGCCTCAAGCACTTGTTTTGAAGTACTATGGCTTAATAAAAATAAGGCAGAGCTTTGggagaaaattaatgtttactgtttggaaaaaaacccagcagctttGTTATGAAAAACTATGGATTTTCTGTTGAAGAATGATGTAGATGTGAGAAGATGAGCCTCCCTGGCAAGTAGCTGGTCCCAAGTACAGTTTTAGACTGACTTTCATTTACTCCAAGTGATTCCTCAACAGCTCCTTCCtgctacatgaaaaaaaaaaaaattgtattgtcATCAGCCATCCTTTTCAGGGGTGTGCTACAACTACTAGGAGCAAGAGGGAGTCATGACCTTGCTATTGTTCTAGCAACTGTATTAGGGGGAAATCTGTGGATTTATTTCAGCCACGTTTTGTCTTTTCCAGCAAACAGTTCTATGGTTTCCAAGACACCAAAAAGAGTGTAAGGGGATTTTGCCTACACTGTCATGACTTTTGAATGACCTCACAGAACACAGATCAGGGTGATGAAGTGACCTCATCAAATACTCTTTTAGGGAAACAATATGTCACGTACTGCTGGGATCGATTTTCCAGAACAAGCTGCTGGGAATAACTGGCATTTTGGATGAACCTATAAAACAAGACTCTGGGCTCACCCCACAAAGTGGAGGGACAGGTATGAACCTGTGGGACTTGTGAGTCAATCAAACAGATGCATCAAATCTCTGTGGTGCAGCTTCCAATGCAAGTAGGGGTATGGAGAAGGGAAGATTGGTTCTTCTGCCATAATTCAGCATCTTGGCTACCTTCACAAATGTGTAATATCACCTCCCTGACTTCTGTGGTGATGAAACTCAGGTCAGAAAAGCTGTGTTCTTCTATATATCCAGATAACTTCTAAATAGTCTGTGCCTAAGGTAAGATAGTAGCTGTGTGCTGAGACCCAATGCTGTAACAGCTCTGGCACCAGGGGTGACACTGTGCAAAGTGGTATTCCCAGAGAACAGCTTCAGGGAGCAGTATGTAGAGGTAGAAATTGATAAAGTTAGAAAATTGTGACACTATCATTATTTTACTATTGTAAAAAGTCATTGAAAGAAAGGAGCAGATGCAAATGTTTTGTGTTCAGTGAAAGATGAATACCGGTTGGGCACAGAGCTCCTCTTACTGTCCTGCAATGAACTGCTTACCTAAATGTTGAGCCTGTGATCTTGTGTTAAAATTTTAACAACCATCCCGATACAGCATCACACAGTGTGGAAGAGA encodes the following:
- the RPS21 gene encoding 40S ribosomal protein S21, which gives rise to MQNDAGEFVDLYVPRKCSASNRIIGAKDHASIQINISEVDKVTGRVNGQFKTYAICGAIRRMGESDDSILRLAKNDGIVSKNF